The following proteins come from a genomic window of Companilactobacillus pabuli:
- the glpK gene encoding glycerol kinase GlpK, whose translation MEKEYILAIDEGTTTARAIIFDHSGKKVAVARHPIQQILPNPGWVEHDPNLIWNAVQTTIATALIDSGIKPDQIKAIGIASQRETTVVWDKETGLPIYNAIVWQSRQTVHLANDMIKAGFKDEIHKKTGLIISPYFSATKIRWILNHVEGAQERAEKGELLFGTINTWLLWKLTDGASFMTDYANASRTMLFNINTLQWDEDLLKLFNIPKAMLPEVKSNSEVFGITKNYQFYGSEIPISGMTGSQQASLFGQMAFEKGMVKNTYGTGAFAVMNTGDKPALSDNNLLTTIAYGINGEIKYALEGSVFVAGAALQWLRDDMRLINNTPQTSDYAKDSTDHDEVYVVPAFAGLGAPYWDNQAHGTMFGITRGTTDKDLVKATLQAIAYQTKDIIETMSSDAKMPIEVLKVDGAASANDYLMQFQADILGISLQRSSELETTSLGVAFMAGLGIGFWKDIDDIKKNYQTGKMYQPKMKESLRNDLYDGWKEAVKATMAFKHNAK comes from the coding sequence ACCGAATCCTGGTTGGGTCGAACATGATCCCAATCTGATTTGGAATGCTGTACAAACTACTATCGCTACTGCTCTGATTGATTCAGGTATTAAACCCGATCAGATCAAAGCAATTGGGATTGCTAGTCAAAGAGAGACAACTGTTGTTTGGGATAAAGAGACTGGTTTGCCAATTTATAATGCCATCGTTTGGCAAAGTCGACAAACTGTTCACTTGGCTAATGACATGATCAAGGCTGGTTTCAAAGATGAAATTCATAAAAAGACTGGTTTGATTATCAGCCCTTATTTCTCAGCTACTAAAATTCGTTGGATTCTCAATCACGTTGAAGGTGCTCAGGAGCGTGCTGAAAAAGGTGAATTGCTCTTTGGAACTATTAATACGTGGTTGTTATGGAAGTTGACTGATGGGGCCAGCTTTATGACCGATTATGCCAATGCTAGTCGGACGATGTTGTTCAATATCAATACTTTGCAATGGGATGAAGATTTATTAAAGCTCTTTAATATTCCTAAAGCTATGTTGCCAGAAGTTAAATCGAATTCAGAAGTATTTGGAATAACTAAAAATTATCAATTTTATGGTTCGGAAATTCCAATTTCTGGGATGACTGGTTCTCAACAAGCCTCACTCTTTGGTCAAATGGCCTTTGAAAAGGGAATGGTCAAAAATACTTACGGAACTGGTGCTTTTGCGGTCATGAATACCGGTGACAAACCAGCTTTATCCGATAATAATTTGTTAACGACGATTGCTTACGGTATCAACGGTGAAATCAAGTATGCCTTAGAAGGTAGTGTATTCGTGGCTGGAGCGGCGTTACAGTGGTTGCGTGATGATATGCGTTTGATCAACAATACTCCGCAAACTTCAGATTATGCAAAAGATTCAACCGATCATGATGAAGTTTATGTCGTTCCAGCTTTTGCCGGTTTGGGTGCACCTTATTGGGATAACCAAGCACACGGTACGATGTTTGGAATTACTCGTGGCACAACTGATAAGGACTTGGTCAAAGCGACGTTGCAGGCGATTGCATATCAAACGAAAGATATCATTGAAACGATGAGTTCTGATGCTAAGATGCCAATTGAAGTCTTAAAAGTCGACGGAGCAGCATCTGCCAATGATTACTTGATGCAATTTCAAGCTGATATTTTAGGGATTTCTCTCCAGCGTTCATCAGAATTGGAAACCACTTCATTAGGAGTTGCTTTTATGGCTGGTTTAGGAATTGGTTTCTGGAAAGATATCGACGATATTAAGAAGAACTATCAAACTGGTAAGATGTATCAACCAAAAATGAAAGAATCTCTTAGAAATGATCTTTATGATGGCTGGAAAGAGGCTGTTAAAGCAACAATGGCCTTCAAACATAACGCTAAATAA